From a single Cytophagales bacterium WSM2-2 genomic region:
- a CDS encoding carboxyvinyl-carboxyphosphonate phosphorylmutase, whose product MSQFKKFKDLHYAGELFVLPNAWNAESASRVEQQGFPAVATSSSAVASTLGYKDGEQMPFADYFFVIQRIAATIKVPFTVDMEMGYGKTAEEIYSNISRLTDLGVAGINLEDSEFSKSKRVLQEADSFSKKLSKLKNLLVSNHLDIFINLRCDAYLINVEDKQTETTRRAKLYESSGADGLFLPCIVKGEDIRAAVSATKLPLNVMAYPGLPDFDSLSSWGVKRLSLGGFLFDAVYNSIEKLTDEVKKNKDIKSLVSK is encoded by the coding sequence ATGTCACAATTCAAAAAATTCAAAGACCTGCACTATGCCGGAGAGTTATTCGTGTTGCCCAATGCCTGGAATGCCGAAAGCGCTTCACGCGTTGAGCAGCAAGGTTTTCCCGCTGTCGCCACTTCCAGCTCGGCAGTAGCCTCTACCCTTGGATATAAAGACGGAGAGCAAATGCCGTTTGCAGATTACTTCTTCGTGATCCAGCGAATTGCTGCCACCATCAAAGTTCCATTCACAGTAGATATGGAAATGGGCTATGGTAAAACAGCTGAAGAAATCTATTCCAATATTTCCCGCCTGACTGACCTCGGTGTAGCCGGCATCAACCTGGAAGATTCGGAGTTCAGCAAATCCAAACGAGTGTTGCAAGAGGCAGACTCCTTTTCAAAAAAGCTGTCGAAGCTAAAAAATCTTCTCGTATCCAATCATCTGGATATATTCATTAACCTACGGTGTGACGCTTACCTGATCAACGTGGAAGACAAGCAAACCGAAACCACGAGAAGAGCAAAGCTTTATGAATCATCAGGTGCTGATGGGCTGTTCCTACCTTGTATCGTCAAAGGCGAAGATATCAGGGCCGCTGTCTCTGCTACAAAACTTCCACTCAATGTAATGGCCTATCCCGGTCTGCCGGATTTTGACTCGCTGTCATCGTGGGGCGTGAAAAGATTGAGTCTTGGCGGGTTCCTGTTTGATGCAGTCTACAACTCGATTGAAAAACTGACAGATGAGGTAAAGAAGAACAAGGACATTAAATCTCTGGTGTCGAAGTAG
- the ybaC gene encoding putative aminopeptidase YbaC, translated as MSISNLEKLNINNSTQWVLVRGKNSDSPLLIHVQAGPGFPMIAEANAMEKNLHLENDFIVAYWDQRGCGLSYNKSIPAETITFDQMRDDLIECTKQLLKKYNKSKAVLVGYSLGATLSVLAGAKDSSLFSSMVVTGIDVDIPYANEFALDFAMSKALAKADKKLMKEITELRQHPVVDTKRFQQRAKILTNLGGINSKATFNSLALSTVGNMLFSKHYGISGLVRAVKGISFSQNSLLPEFNSFNLFKKVTEISVPVHFVQGSLDAIAPLTKGKEYYEQLQTENKSFTVFENSAHMPHYEEPLKFSQLIKSTVKDSSILTSAK; from the coding sequence ATGAGCATCTCTAATCTCGAAAAACTGAATATCAATAACTCCACCCAATGGGTTCTGGTCCGTGGAAAAAATAGTGATAGTCCATTGTTAATCCATGTTCAGGCTGGTCCAGGCTTTCCGATGATAGCCGAAGCGAACGCCATGGAAAAAAACCTGCATCTGGAAAACGATTTCATTGTCGCTTATTGGGATCAACGAGGCTGCGGTCTTTCGTACAACAAGAGCATTCCTGCTGAAACAATCACCTTCGACCAAATGAGGGACGATTTGATCGAATGCACGAAGCAACTGCTCAAAAAATATAACAAGAGCAAGGCGGTGCTTGTAGGCTATTCCTTAGGCGCTACCCTCAGTGTACTTGCCGGTGCAAAAGACAGCTCTCTTTTTAGTTCGATGGTTGTCACGGGCATCGATGTAGACATTCCTTACGCAAATGAGTTTGCCTTGGATTTTGCCATGAGCAAAGCATTGGCAAAAGCTGACAAAAAACTGATGAAAGAAATTACTGAGCTGAGACAACATCCCGTTGTTGATACCAAACGATTTCAGCAAAGGGCAAAGATCCTCACCAACCTGGGTGGCATTAACTCAAAGGCTACGTTCAACAGTCTCGCACTCAGTACGGTCGGAAACATGTTGTTCTCCAAGCACTATGGAATCAGCGGACTAGTCAGAGCTGTGAAGGGTATTTCGTTTTCTCAGAATTCATTGTTGCCGGAGTTCAATTCATTTAATCTATTTAAGAAAGTGACAGAGATATCAGTGCCTGTACATTTTGTACAGGGCTCCCTGGATGCTATTGCTCCACTCACGAAAGGGAAAGAGTATTATGAACAATTACAGACTGAAAACAAGAGCTTTACAGTATTTGAAAACTCGGCCCACATGCCGCACTACGAAGAACCCCTGAAGTTCTCGCAACTGATCAAATCCACTGTCAAGGATTCTTCCATACTCACATCTGCAAAATGA
- a CDS encoding dipeptidyl peptidase IV has product MKKKYLFISALALLASVSYAQSGKTFTTAEYQHAADMLGGNVTKLVDNAIQPQWLPDGKLWYRSLTDQSKYVLFNPADGKKTVANTRKELPVTFPEPARRNGNEVLSPDGKYAAYIRDWNLWVKEVATGSEKALTTDGIKDFGYATDNAGWKHSDTPIITWSPDSKKIATFQQDQRHVSNMYLVRTKVGAPELQEWKYPIPTDADIIRIYRVIIDVTAPKIVKLKMNSDARRGTQCDDISCDGGFDDVVWSDDSKQLVFVSTSRDHKQENVRIANAETGEVKDLFEEKVATQYESGQGTISWKYFSKTNEIIWYSERSDWAHLYLYDANTGQIKNQITSGNYVVTQVLKVDEKNRVIYFEGRGKEAGRNPYFRHLYRVDFSGKNLALLTPDDGDHTIRFSPDDKYFIDSYSKPDVPAVHAVRDMKGKLVAPLEKTDITKLTATGWKPPIPFSVKSADNRWDLYGLMYTPQNMNNSSKYPVIVGIYPGPQGGSVGSWSFSASRGDCQALAELGFVVVQLEGSCNPNRSKSFHDACYGNMGENTLQDQISGLKQLQDKYKYLDLDRVGIWGHSGGGFATAAAMFKYPDFFKVGISESGNHDNRNYEDDWGERYIGLETKNDKGISNYDQQANQTYAKNLKGKLLLVHGGMDDNVPPYNSYLVADALIKANKDFDFFVFPNARHGYGGDSNYMMRKRWDYFVQHLMQATPPKDFQIKFTLDPRMKE; this is encoded by the coding sequence ATGAAGAAGAAATATCTATTTATCTCTGCCCTGGCTTTGCTCGCATCGGTGAGCTATGCCCAGAGTGGAAAAACATTTACAACAGCCGAATACCAGCATGCAGCTGATATGCTTGGCGGCAATGTTACCAAACTTGTCGACAATGCCATCCAGCCGCAATGGTTGCCTGACGGTAAACTTTGGTACCGCAGTCTGACGGATCAATCGAAATATGTATTGTTCAACCCTGCCGATGGGAAAAAGACCGTAGCCAATACACGCAAGGAATTACCGGTAACATTCCCTGAACCGGCGAGGCGTAACGGCAACGAGGTGCTTTCGCCCGATGGCAAGTACGCAGCCTATATCCGCGATTGGAATTTGTGGGTAAAGGAAGTAGCCACGGGATCGGAAAAAGCACTTACTACCGATGGGATTAAAGACTTCGGTTATGCCACTGATAACGCAGGCTGGAAACACAGTGATACTCCCATCATCACCTGGTCACCCGATTCAAAAAAAATAGCCACATTTCAGCAGGACCAGCGCCATGTGAGCAATATGTACCTTGTGCGAACGAAAGTAGGGGCTCCTGAACTGCAAGAGTGGAAATATCCTATCCCTACTGATGCTGATATCATTCGAATCTATCGTGTCATCATCGATGTGACTGCTCCGAAAATCGTGAAACTAAAAATGAACTCGGATGCCCGCAGAGGTACTCAGTGCGATGATATCTCGTGTGATGGAGGCTTTGATGATGTGGTGTGGAGCGATGACAGCAAGCAGTTGGTCTTTGTTTCTACCAGCCGCGATCACAAACAAGAAAACGTGCGGATCGCCAATGCCGAGACAGGTGAAGTGAAAGACCTCTTCGAAGAGAAAGTGGCCACACAATATGAATCAGGTCAAGGCACCATCAGCTGGAAATATTTTTCGAAGACAAATGAGATCATCTGGTATTCAGAAAGAAGCGACTGGGCTCATTTGTATTTGTATGATGCCAATACAGGTCAGATCAAAAACCAGATTACATCCGGCAACTATGTCGTTACACAGGTGTTGAAGGTAGATGAGAAAAACCGGGTGATCTATTTTGAAGGCAGGGGCAAGGAAGCAGGACGCAACCCTTATTTCAGGCACTTGTATCGTGTGGATTTTTCAGGAAAGAACCTGGCACTGCTGACTCCCGATGATGGAGATCACACCATCCGTTTCTCACCAGACGACAAATATTTTATCGACAGCTATTCAAAACCAGATGTTCCGGCCGTTCATGCCGTGCGCGACATGAAAGGAAAACTGGTGGCTCCATTGGAGAAGACCGATATCACCAAACTCACGGCTACAGGCTGGAAGCCTCCAATACCTTTCTCAGTGAAATCGGCAGATAACCGCTGGGATTTGTATGGATTGATGTACACTCCGCAAAACATGAACAACTCCTCAAAGTACCCCGTGATCGTTGGTATCTATCCGGGACCACAGGGAGGAAGCGTTGGCTCGTGGAGCTTTTCGGCCAGCCGTGGCGATTGCCAGGCGTTGGCGGAACTCGGCTTTGTAGTGGTGCAACTGGAAGGAAGCTGCAATCCCAATCGCTCTAAATCTTTCCATGATGCCTGCTATGGCAATATGGGAGAAAATACGTTACAGGATCAAATCTCCGGACTGAAGCAGCTCCAGGATAAATACAAGTACCTTGATCTCGATCGCGTTGGTATCTGGGGACACTCCGGTGGTGGATTTGCTACAGCTGCAGCGATGTTCAAGTATCCTGACTTCTTTAAGGTCGGCATCTCCGAATCTGGAAATCACGACAACCGCAATTACGAGGACGATTGGGGAGAAAGATACATTGGCCTTGAAACTAAAAATGACAAGGGTATCTCCAACTACGACCAGCAGGCGAACCAAACTTATGCGAAGAACCTGAAAGGAAAATTACTACTGGTACACGGTGGTATGGATGACAATGTGCCTCCTTACAATTCCTACCTGGTTGCAGATGCGCTTATCAAAGCAAATAAAGATTTTGATTTCTTCGTTTTCCCTAACGCACGTCACGGCTATGGTGGCGACAGCAACTACATGATGCGTAAACGTTGGGATTACTTCGTGCAGCACCTGATGCAGGCAACGCCACCAAAGGATTTCCAGATTAAGTTTACACTGGATCCGAGAATGAAGGAATAA
- a CDS encoding N-acyl homoserine lactonase family protein: MKNLLTNEIQTAVFTSYGKTVKVHAVQTGLISVKENFLNRKGIGIMSKLNIVVSNTYASFMPIWTWVIEHPEGIMVLDTGDIEESRYQDFYKGETFGTRLTLKAMSNIRKISKEDELDTQLLRLGIRAEQVSKVVLTHLHGDHTDGLKFFQKNEVILNEAEHKKPYGNLPTTYPKWFHPTLVNFSKDRVDFFDSAFPLTKAEDLLLVPTPGHTYHHSSILLRTDQEHILFAGDVSYKHQQLLDNQYAGSNIDFVQSQKTYDKIKQYAKRHSLIYLPSHDENSGNRLVRREHLYKSTQNEVVAAL; this comes from the coding sequence ATGAAAAATCTCCTGACAAACGAAATTCAAACAGCAGTTTTTACTTCTTATGGTAAGACGGTGAAAGTACATGCTGTTCAAACCGGCCTGATCTCCGTGAAAGAAAATTTTCTGAATCGAAAAGGTATTGGCATCATGAGTAAGCTGAATATTGTCGTGAGCAATACTTACGCGAGCTTCATGCCCATCTGGACGTGGGTAATTGAGCATCCGGAAGGCATTATGGTGCTCGACACTGGTGACATTGAAGAATCCCGTTACCAGGATTTTTATAAAGGTGAGACCTTTGGTACAAGGCTCACCTTAAAAGCAATGTCCAATATCAGGAAGATCAGCAAGGAAGATGAGCTGGATACACAGTTGCTGAGGCTCGGCATCCGGGCGGAACAAGTCTCGAAGGTGGTGTTAACACACTTGCATGGTGACCACACCGATGGACTGAAGTTCTTTCAAAAGAATGAAGTCATTTTAAATGAAGCGGAACATAAAAAGCCTTACGGCAATTTGCCCACCACTTATCCAAAATGGTTTCACCCAACACTGGTCAATTTTTCTAAAGACAGGGTTGATTTTTTTGACTCAGCATTCCCACTCACAAAGGCTGAAGACCTCCTGTTAGTGCCAACGCCAGGACATACGTATCACCACAGTTCAATTTTATTAAGAACAGACCAGGAGCATATTTTATTTGCAGGCGATGTATCGTACAAGCATCAACAGTTGCTGGACAATCAGTATGCGGGCTCCAATATTGATTTTGTCCAGTCGCAGAAAACATACGATAAGATCAAGCAGTACGCTAAGAGACATTCGCTTATTTATTTGCCTTCACATGATG
- a CDS encoding AraC family transcriptional regulator — protein sequence MKYTEFAPCERLTTYIKCFYFFESDDSTDISDIVFPGGNMEIIFNLGEGIWKTASRGIYHQTPKIELWGQITRPLPVRSEGKNRMLGIRFYSHGASSFLKEELWEFNDQVSDASDLLGKSVRQLREKLLEVSNLPQRIELIECYLLERLFSIEKNSNRISMIGQIARELQTETLTGDIKTLASKYDMTPRYLQKLFLQYTGVTPKLYHKINRFQSSLRLVTKKESSLTNIAYDCGYFDQSHFIREFKSFTGITPSDYSAESFPVALALSNS from the coding sequence ATGAAATACACTGAATTTGCGCCTTGTGAAAGACTGACCACTTACATCAAGTGCTTCTATTTCTTTGAGTCGGACGACAGTACTGATATCAGCGACATTGTTTTTCCCGGTGGCAACATGGAGATCATTTTTAACCTGGGCGAAGGCATCTGGAAAACAGCTTCTCGTGGTATTTACCATCAAACTCCAAAAATCGAGCTCTGGGGGCAGATTACACGCCCGTTGCCAGTAAGATCTGAAGGGAAAAATAGAATGCTCGGCATCCGGTTTTACTCCCATGGTGCTTCTTCATTCTTGAAAGAAGAATTGTGGGAATTCAATGATCAGGTATCAGATGCATCCGACCTGTTAGGAAAATCAGTCAGACAACTGCGGGAGAAACTTTTAGAAGTTTCAAACCTGCCCCAGCGGATTGAACTGATTGAGTGTTACTTATTGGAAAGACTTTTCTCCATTGAAAAGAACTCTAACAGGATATCAATGATCGGTCAGATCGCGAGAGAACTGCAAACGGAGACTTTAACGGGCGATATCAAAACGCTTGCATCGAAGTACGACATGACTCCCCGTTACCTTCAAAAATTATTTCTGCAATACACCGGAGTCACTCCGAAGTTGTATCACAAAATAAACAGGTTCCAATCGAGTTTACGGCTAGTGACCAAAAAAGAATCATCACTCACCAATATTGCTTACGACTGCGGTTATTTTGATCAGTCTCATTTCATCCGCGAGTTTAAATCCTTTACGGGAATAACTCCTTCTGACTATTCCGCAGAATCATTTCCGGTGGCGTTGGCGCTTAGCAACAGCTAG